The genome window TGCTGGATACAGGAATCTTTGTTAACAGTGGGTTCTTGAAAGCACTTTCAATATGTTTTACTGCCTGCTGGCCTCCATTGTTTTTGCGGAGAAatcagctgttaatcttattgGGATTCCCTTATAAGTgacaagacattttttttcttgctgctttcaacattttcttcttgtttttgaCTTGAGCACTTTTACTAGGCAGTGTCTGTTTGTGGATCCTTTGTATTCATCCTACTTGGAGTTTGTCAGGCTGACGATATGTAGGTAAGAGTCTTTcaataaatttgggaagttttcagtcattatttcatcaaatattttttctgttcctttttctctctcctctccttccaatACTACCTTTATGCATATTTTGGTTGCTATGCTTAATAATGTCCCATGTTCCTCTGAGGCTCTGCTTATTtttcatcatctttttttctctgttatttagATTGCATAATCTCTGTCATCTaccttcaagttcactaattctTTTTTCTGCCAGTTCAAATCTATTGTTGAGCTTCTCTAGTggattcctcatttcagttattacacTTCTCAGCtcaagaatttccatttggttcttttctataatttctatctctttattgatattctctctTTGATGTGACATTGTCATTATATTTTACTTCACTTCTTTaatcatggtttcctttagttatttaaaaatacttgtaatggcgattttaaagactttttctgTGATATATGGTATCTTCTCACTCTTACAGGAAGTTTTTgttgcctgctttttttttcaggtgtgtgggttatatttcattttctgtttctttgcatgtcttgtaattttgtttgttttgttagaaaTTGGGTGTTTTAGATAAGACATTATAGCAATGTTGGGTACAGAGACACCCCAACCCTCCACCAGacttgttattgttattttcttgtttagtAAATGACTggattattttagtaaattaaatcctacccacccccaaacccaacATTGCACAGTGTGAAGGTTCTGATGTTGCTTCTTTGGAGGTGCAGCTTTTGGTATGCCCCTAGTCACTCCAGGATGATAGTGGTTTTGGCAGagccctttcctctcttttcctgaCTATATCCCCACTGTTAAGGTCCATAATTGCTGGCTGATTGCTGTATTGTTTTCAATAATATCCTGGCATAAATTGCTCTACAGACTAATTCAATCAAATTTGGGCTGTTTTGAAGGAATAGTTCCAaaagtctcttaaaccatcttcattgttttctattcttttttctttttgttgttccgtttgtgtgatctctgctaacttgtcttctaagtcgctgattcgatcctctgcttcatctaacctgctggtaattctttcaagtgagttctttatttcagtaattgtgttctttagttctagctggttgttcattatgatttctctatccttctttatatCATCATTAAGCTCcctaaacattcttatcatcagtgttctgaactctgtctctgataggttggttacctctgtttcatttggttccacttctggaggtttcttctgttcttttatttgggacatgtttctttgtttccccattctggctgactctctgtgtttgcttcgatgtgtTATGTAGATCCCCTaggttcttagtttttgctgggttatcttatgtagtatgtgtcctttatatttgacttgcaccacttctttcttctcctctgcgtgtcctccaaaggtgactcttgtgtatattgtcctgttaaagttgatctttaattgcttttagcttgtgagtaggtgggttTGACttctaggctgactagttgtgagagttggctctgcccacagcaggatgttctgcAGTGTGaaggttgaccgcttaaatgaggcttggcctctatgggctcttgtgcctgtagaggaTTCCCTCTGGGTgggtcacttgtaggtcaaacctggcagtactctggtttggtctggagttggcctctggatgtgttgaatcttgtgcctcttgagctgggcccttcAAGTAATTCTTGTACGAGTCTCTTAgttgttctgtgtgatgagcagagagtcctttgttgggttatagatgttcagttTATGGTAAgctccggaggagaactcaaaaagtccTCTtggctgctgccattcctatgatgtcaccgATGTTTGCTTAATTTGTCTTCTATCCTGGCTTAAGCTGCTCTCACAGTTTCTAAATCTGAACGCAAagtgtagtttctttttttttttttttttaagattttattggggaaggagaacaggacttcattggggaacagtgtgtacttcccagattttttccaagtctatttgttgtcctttcaatcttagttgtggagggtgctgttcagcttcaagttgttgtcctttcagtcttagttgtggagggcgcagctcagctccaggtccagttgccgttgctagttgcagggggcgcagaccatcccttgtgggagttgaactggcaaccttgtggttgagaggatgccctccaaccaactgagccattcgggaggcagctcagctcaaggtgccgtgtgcaatcttagttgcagggggtggagcccaccatcccttgtgggagtcgaggagccgaactggcatccttgtggttgagagcccactggcccatgtgggaatcaaaccggcagctttcagtgttaggagcatggagctccaaccgcctgaaccactgAACCGGCCCCAAAGTGAAGTTTCTTGATCTGTGATAATGTGTAATAGTACTGTCTTATATGGTTGGCTAAGTGATGCATAACTGCAAAACCCTCAAGGTCAGGCCTCAAATCTTATACTTTTGTTGCATCTTCCTCCAGTGTCCAGACACAGAAAAGTTTAGCAAGTACCTTTTGATTAACCAGTAAGTGTCTTTTGCACTATTTGACAAATTTGGAAAGGGTGGcattcaaaacagaaaaggaagaatgatttttctctatttttattcttttacttatcTGGAATCTAGCAtagaggacacagggagaaaaacTATAGCACAAAGTCACCGACAGAATCCTTTATGCAATCTGAGGTACACATACAGATACACCTCTCCCAGGGTTACATTAGAGAGCTCCAGGTTGAAGGCTGATGAAGACATACTGAGGTGAAAGGATTGCCTGACTGCAATTCGCTTCATTTCACTCCCTTGCCCTTTTTATTTTGACCAGGAAGGGGGTACTGaccagaaaaggaaggagaactCCAGGAGTGCTTGATAAATGACAATGTCCTTTAAGTAACCATCCTCTGTGAGCAGGATTTCTCTCCACATTGGCCAAAAGGGTGGCAGTAGGGTCTCTACTTGAATAGACCAGCAAAGTGAAAGAGATGGGAAATAGAGCTATTATGAGAACCTGGGAGATCAACTGCTCAGAGCAGAGAAAAGGgccaacattattcattatagtgGCGGGTAAAGTTGATTATCTTTGATTTCCGCCGTGGGAACTCTCTACTGCCTGCAGAAATACGTCTGTTGTAGAAAATTATATTGCCCTGGGCTTTACTTTTGTAGATTATGTGGGCATAAGTGATGACAAAGAACATCCAGAAACAGTGCATGAATACACGGGACACCAAGCCAAACCAGCGCATGACTCTGACCTCCCCAATGCTGGTGTCGTTGTTGGTAAGGATTTGTAGTACGATGTTTACAGTTTCATAGAAGAAGATCCAGATGGTGTAGATCACCAAGCCCCTGCACATCTGGGTGTATACTGAGTATATGAGCAAGCAgctgatgatgatggtgatgcaAGACAGGAAGAGGACGATATTCAAACTCCAACAGATGAGGAACTGACATATCAGGAGAATTACGCTCTCGTTCCATTGGTCAACTTCAGTGCAATTGCTGCTCCTCAGTGGCTTGTGTTCGAAGATGAGGTACATGTCAGTGGCTACGATGGTAAAAACCCCTGCTAACACGGTGCCTGTTTTGGCGGTCATCCCACACCAGTGTTTCTGTCTCATGCTGAGAATGCCTGTGGAGACAAACAATATAAGGGGGAATTCTGGTTCCTATCCATATGGCAAATTAAATGACCAGGGTGTCTGCCTCCAGTCCTAAAGGAAATGACAGAGAGAAATATGAAACCAGGAAATAACTGTAGGAAGACAGAAGACTATTTACAATTGattgggagtgggagtggggaggagggaggatgcAGTCTAGTGGCAGCGAGGAGATCAATTACaggagtggttctcaacctgTCTTCACATTAAAATCACTGAAAGTAGGAGGCCCAGGCCCTATCTCAGACCAATTAGAACATTTTCTAGGTGGGTCCCAAATGtcagaatttttcaaaacttcCTAGTGATTTTCATATGTAGCCAGGATTGGAAAACACTGAGCAGAAAAAGGTAGTTTAAATGATCTTTCCTGGCTTTGCCTTGGGCAACCATTGCTGCCCCCTCATGGGGAAATTGGCGGCACTTGTTCAACCTTGAGTGCAGGTGTCCTTAGGAGAAAAATCTGGGCAGTACAATCGCCCTGCTGGGGTAAGAAGTTGATGAAAACAGGGGGTTTTGAGTAATCACTCCCCCACTACAAATCAAAACTTAAGGAATACAATGAAAGGTGTACTTTAAAGAACATTGAGAGCCTTAGGATACAATAGCCttgtaatagaaaagaaaaagcaataatgAGCTTAGTGTTCAACTCAAGAAGttagggaaaaacaacaacaataagaacaacaaaaaatagaaggaagaaaataaaacaatgaaaaaattttaaaaagtagagggaTTTCTGATTGGTTAGGATTTGGGGGCTGTCATGAGGGGCACCCTGCTCGCtacgccatttgtcgtgtggggcggcaggtggggtctctgctcctgctccccacataagaatgcaggatatggtgaggccaaaaaggaacacctatggagacataagtaggggagtcatactactatattctcgctggcggcatccgccactctgcaatctgctcttgccagccaccatcttcttgctagcccccattttgctactagagtagccacagcagctatattagtggccaatggctcactggttacagctgacagccaactagccacagctgatggccatgcaatcacagtttagccagcacctttctacgtgaggccaagagcctggaaactgcactttggggctctgtccccacaagggccAACTTGCTgctaaaaacaactaaaaatgctggataaaatagttttaaaatagtcTTAAGAGCACAGAAGTACTGAAAAGGTAGCAGGTAAGAGGTAGAAAGCCAAAGTCTATAGGAGTTTAAGAACTGGGACAGGTAAGAAAGCATTGAAATCAATGTTGCTCTGAGGATATATGCTAATGTGGCCAAACTTGAATTTCATTTATGAGAGAGCTCTGTAGagtaagaacaaatgaaatcaaagCTGAGGGTCTGCCAAGATGGGGAATCTGTTTGAAGGCCTTCCCTATATTAGTcatggaccccccccccccaaagagaTATGATTAAAGGTGAATCAGAAGTAAGTCTGCCCCCACAGCTTTCTCCCAAGAGATTCCAAGGAAAGTTAACTTAGTAGTACACTGAATTTATGGGGGGAGGGAAACTCTCCTTGAGACATTATAATCATACCTAGCCTTTTCATGGATTTGTAGCCTAAATTACATAAATCAttcaaaaaaacttttaagtcaTAAACCTAGTTTAAACTAGTCCTAAACTGGAAGTGTCTCTAAGTGCCGGCAAAAGCAAACTCACATCCTCTCTGGAAGAATGCATCTTTGTCTTGGTCCTCAAAGAATCTCCATTAACAATTTTTCTGAGACAGTGACTAGTACAcagtaaaaaataacaaagcaaacaaGGAACAAGGCACTGTGAGTGAGAAccaacagaaataacagacaatagaaacagacctGCAAGAATACCAGATTATGAAACAATTATGATTGCTACttttttgcattactttttaattttatttttaattgtggtaaaatacacatagcataaaatttcccatcttaaccatttttaagtgtacagttcaacaGTGTTatttacattcacattgttgtgcaccCAATCTCCAGAACCTTTTTTCTTGCAAAACTGAAtttctatacccattaaacaatgaTTCCCTATTTATTTCCCCTTCCCtctagcctctggcaaccaccattcaaGTTTCTGATTCTATGACTTTTACTACTCTGGATATGATATATGATAGATCTGGGTATGATATTTCGGAGTAGTAaagtggaataatacagtatttgtctttttgcgaTTGgtttatttcacctagcataacaTCCTCAGGTTCATctacattgtagcatgtgtcataaTTTCCTTTGATTactacatgtaaataaatataaaagttaatattGAAAACTATGTAGGAACAGGAAACCATAGACAATAACCTAATATGTTTCAAagagaaccaaacagaatttctagaaatagaaaactcaatatctgaaattaaaaatacagtaggCATTGGGTAAAAGATTGGACACAGATGAAGTGGTAATCACTTAACCAGAggataaatcaaaataaattatccagaatgtagcatagagaaacaaaaagattaaaaatatggatgAGAAATTAAGAGACATAAATGATATAATAAGATATTCTCATTCAGAGAGAgtaagagagaaggaagcagggaggaaagagaattgCGTAgcatatttgaagagataatagcTAAGGATTTGCACAACTGAAGAAAAATATCTACGCAGATTCAAGAATCCTAACTGATTGCTAGTAGGATGAATAAGAGGAAATCTACACCTAGACATATGGTACTCATTCTGTTGAACACCAAATACTAAAATACATTCTCAAAATATAGCTGAGGGTCTTTTTATTCATAAGAACAACAGTTAGGCTTCTAAAGGAAACCAAAATCCATTGGAATTATAAACGTGCTacaagaaaataactgccaacctaGGACTCACTCTACACCCAgctaaattatttctcaaaattgaaaGCAtgttgtatattaaaatttttgtaaaattcaaaacaactCAAATGTAATATATTGTTTGGCCTACATGTATATAtggattaaattttatttaaaaagtaaggaaataataaacacaaaatgggatAGTGGTTACCTTTGAAGTGCAGGGTTTGGGATAGGGAAGGGGCATATAGATAAATGTGAATTATAGTTTCTCTTCTGTTCCTTGGGTTGAATAAAGGCAGTTAGAAGTGCTCAGCATAGTAtataaaaagaaaccccacaaataaattggtaaataaaAGTGGGCCATGGAAATCCCAtgtcatagattggaagaattaatactgttaaaatgtgaATACTACCAAAAGCCATCTATTGACCTGGTTTACCTACTTGGCATGCTACAAATTTGATAActactattaaatatatttttccattatgcaatccctatcaatattccaatggcatttttatagTAGTAGAAAAAAACacccctaaaatttatatggaaccacaaaaaaatccaaatagccaaagaaatcctgagaaagaacaaagtggagACATCACACATCCTGATTTCAGGCTATATTATAAAGCTTGTATTTATCAAAACaatactgatataaaaaaagacaaatagaccaatgaaaagaatcaagagcccagaaataaacccaacatatacggtcaactaatatttgacaagggaccCAAGAATAGAAAGGACAGtcaattcaataaatggtgctagatAATTGGAtattcaaatgcaaaagaataaaactgaaccccttacaccactcacaaagatcaactcaaaatggagtaagacttaaatgtaagacctcaaatcatgaaactcctagaaaaaaaccccacaggaataaagctccttgacataggtcttggtAATGAtgttttggatatgacacctaaagcaccagcaacaaaataaaaaataaccagatgagactacatcaaactaaaaagcttctgcacagcaaaagaaaccattaacaaagtgaaaagacaagctatggaatggaaatatatatattcacagaacataaatctgataaggagttaatatttaaaatatataaagaaatcatacaactcaatagcaaaaaaacaaataaccaattaaaaaaacgggcaaagaacttgaatggacatttctccaaagaagacataccaaCAGGCATTATGACTTtgcaggcattatgctaagtgaaataagtcagatagacaaagacaaatactgtgtgatctcacttacatgtggaatcttaaaaaacgaaaagaaaaaagaaagaaaaagacaaaagaaataaaagaaaagagaaaccaaccaaactcatagaaaaggagatcagacttgtggttaccagaagtgaagggtgaggggagagggaattggatgaaggtggtcaaaaggtagaaatttccagttataagttaaataaatactagggatgtaatgtacaacataatgactatagCTAACAATGTGTATGAgatataggaaagttgttaagagaataaatcctaagagttctcatcacaaggagaaaaatttttgcctcatttcttctttcttttctttttattgtatctatacaccgtgtttccctgaaaataagaccgggtcttaggttaatttttgctccaaaatatgtaTTAGGACTTAtcttcaggggatgtcatcctgaaaaatcatgctatggcttattttctgggtaggtcttattttcggagaaatacgGTAAGAAGGTGGATGTTAGCTGAAACTATTGTAGTAATAATTTCGCAATATATGTGAATCAAACCATcctgctgtacaccttaaacttatacagtgatctatgtcaattatttctcaataaaactggggaaaacgCTGTGGAGAATCAAATCTAAGTTAATAAGTCTAAATAGTTAGGAATTTACCACCAAAACAAACGTAATAAGGCTGAAAGATTTAGTaataaggaagaaatattaatgataaatagATTGTCTTACAGCCAGAAAGCAAAGTTCCATGGGAACTTTGATGGTTGTATGAATATCACCCCAAGAATGAGAACTAAAACACTCTGGAGTGAAGGTGCAGCAAGAAGGCTGGCTGCCATGCCAGTATCTGCTGCTATGTGTCTGAATAGATTATCTGGTTAAGTACAAAGGGAGCTATTGCCCTGGTTTACCTATGTGGCATACCACAAATTGGATAActactattaaatatattttccattacGCAAATAGATTTTCTTGCTCATCATTTAATCTCTAGTGATTAGTAAAAAAATCACTATTCATTTTGGTTGGCTTTCTTGCAGTGTTTATTctacataaaaaaattcatttagcaccttttcatgcatttattcacagATATGGGGTGTATGATGTACATTAATAttggttttaataaaaaaattaaaccaacaaataaattagttaataaaaGTGGGCCATGCATTGTATTAataatgtctgttttttatgACATGGGATTATGAGTAATCCAATTCGGGATAGCTGAGTTCCCTAAGGAGAaacaaggatggaaaaagacaaaccaaATTTTCAGTTGTAAGATAGATAAATACTAGTTTCACAACAAATGTCCCTGTGGTGTAATTGACCCTGCTGTATTTACTGATTCTCAGCCACCTGAAATAGATGGCAGACTTCCTATTTCTATTCCTTAAAATGCTCATTACAATTTTGGGGTTCCCATTGGTCTCTCTATGGCAAAGATTGTTGATTGTCTCCCAACAtccatttccctcttcttacTTTTTGTTGTAGCTAAACACATGGCCACTGGACTaatgactacatttcccagcctcccttgaagcttttctttttaattaaaaaaatttattatggtAGAAGACACAATGCCactaatctccctcaaaatactccccctcacttcaaacacacttgtccaatcattcttgccactttctgaagcagttctggaagtcctctttcatgagtgtctttagttgcgctgtcatggctgcctcgatgtcctgaatcaattcaaaacgttttccttttctggtcattttgactttggggaagggccagaagtcacacggtgctagatccggtaaataaggtggatgaaggcacaccttttttccccctttttttagtttcaggtttacaaaacaaggtaataattagatatttatacccctcataaagCGATAacctcccaatctactacccctctgaccgTATAtcgctgttacaataccattgactatattccctatgctgtactttacatctgtgaccatatatatatatatatatttaattatagttgacattcaatattattctacttcagcttcaggtgtatagcacagtggtcaggcatctacacagcccATGacgtgatccccttgataagtccagcacccatctggcaccctacatgatctttacaacttaattggttatattccccatactgtatttcatatccctgtgactattttgtgattaccaaCTTGTGTGGCTATGTGACCAATGGGATGTGAGTGAAAGTGACATGTGCCACTTTGCAGTCTTATTCATAAAAGGATGAGGAGTGTctcaccttctccttttcctccttcctgattCTTGGCCTTGATCTTTGACCCAGACTTGGAGCCCTTGTCGAATATGGTGAACACCCTATTAGCCGTGGATCACTGTtcttgagagagaaataaacccCTATCATAAATAAGCCACTGTTTGGGGGGTTTGTTACCATAACTTAGCCTGTGCCATAATATATCTAAACTTCACTTTTTGGTGCTAAACCCAGTGAGGACTAGCAATCCACGGGGATCTAGCTCCTCCCTTGACTTTGCCCTTTTGAAGAAACCAGCAGGTTCTCTCCATCTATGTTTATCTCCCTGAAAGAGACATCTCCCTTTAATCTCAGGGTCACTATTGTCTTTGCAATTAACTTGATAATAAATCAAGTTATGTgacattttttctattgttttaaattgctATCTCAATAGTCTGCATTTATAAGAATCATCCCAATGGCTACTAATGGGGATCTTAGAGTTAGAGAAGGTAATTAATTTTGCCTAAGGCTGTACATCTGGTCAGTGGCAAAATCCGGATTTTAACCTATACCTGTCTGGCTCCAAGACCAATCTCAACACTCAATCCACTTGTGCCTTATCTTCCTCAGAGATTTGTGAGCTCGCTGAGCCCAGAGACTCCATCCATCCCAGTTCCTAGCAGACGGTCCTGACTAGAGCAGGGCCTGGATCAGAGCAGGCCCCTGACAAATACAGACAATTCTCTCCCCCCATTGCCTCTCCTCTCAGTCATCTGTTCTCAGTAACTCTGAGGCCCTTatgctcttctctccttttccttcctctctcctgggctttctcctttcttcccttccctccctccctgtcttcttCCCTCCTACAAAGTAAAACGTCTAAGTGTGTACTCTTGATCGCTCTAAGAGAAGGTGATGGTCTGTAACCTGGGAAAGTAGAAAGGACTAGGAAATGCAGGGAGCAAAAAATTGCACGATGGCCTCAAACATGTTTTGTTTGAACAGCAGTCTTTTAAAGGAAGTTGAATTAAAATGCTCTCAGGCAAGGTGGATACTGTCCTGTTAATTTTCCATCACTCCCTATTATCTTTAGACCCCTTCacctcatgtatttattttacttgcctGGCCCCAGAAGGCCTTGGAGTTTGAGACTCTTGCCTCAGAAGTCTCTTTATGTCATTTGATAGAGCAGATGTGACATTTTAtgtaacatgaaaatattaatcacaatattttgttaatatttattattaataataaaatattattactaatatttgtctctatttttatttgtgactttttaaatctTAGTATTGGCTTTCCCCCCTATGGGATTATCTCTGTAAGGACCTGGCCCACAGGCAGACAAGCTACCAGGCAAGGCAGTCAAGGTCTCCTGGCTCCATGGGAACGCTGCTTAGCAGACCCCCAGTTCTGTACGCTGACCAGCCGTCAAGGTCTCCCGGCTTCTTGGGGCACAGTGTGCACGAGAGCAGGCCTGCAGGGCCCGCCAGATCCTTCTCCCACGGAACACTCTTTGTTTTGCGGGACCTGTATAACCTCGCTTCTCCTCCACCTTGGGGCCGATCACCACCTCTACGACCAGCCGCCACCGGAGACTCTCCCGGTCAGTAAGTCTCAATGAACCTACATCCCGCACTCAGCCAGCTGGCTTGTTCTTTGGGCTGCGGCTTCTTAGGCGCAAATCTTAAAACAATTTGGACTCAGTC of Rhinolophus sinicus isolate RSC01 linkage group LG05, ASM3656204v1, whole genome shotgun sequence contains these proteins:
- the TMEM217 gene encoding transmembrane protein 217, giving the protein MRQKHWCGMTAKTGTVLAGVFTIVATDMYLIFEHKPLRSSNCTEVDQWNESVILLICQFLICWSLNIVLFLSCITIIISCLLIYSVYTQMCRGLVIYTIWIFFYETVNIVLQILTNNDTSIGEVRVMRWFGLVSRVFMHCFWMFFVITYAHIIYKSKAQGNIIFYNRRISAGSREFPRRKSKIINFTRHYNE